A region of Mesorhizobium sp. AR02 DNA encodes the following proteins:
- a CDS encoding MFS transporter: protein MTRTDLSQASPGIDSSYAWMRLAISMVLATIGAVGMWAVVVVLPAVQAEFGVDRAAASMPYTATMVGFAAGNVLVGRAIDRMGYWIPALISSVALSAGLLLAALSTSILQFTLAQGVLIGVGTSVIFGPLIADISHWFNRRRGVAVAAAAAGNYLAGALWPTIMPTLIKAEGWRFTYAAIGIFCLVTMVPLVLLLRRGAPEAAAAGSPGSRSVQPIPMSPAALQVLLVVAGLGCCVAMSMPQVHIVAYCMDLGYGMAHGADMLSIMMAAGVVSRLASGFIADRIGGAKTLIIGSVLQCLSLLFYIPFDGLASLYVVSLVFGLSQGGIVPCYAIIVREYLPAKEAGQRIGIVMMATIFGMAIGGWMSGWIYDLTGSYAAAFLNGIAWNLLNILAVGLFMWKARHRAVMAA, encoded by the coding sequence TTGACCCGAACCGACTTGAGCCAGGCCAGCCCCGGCATCGACAGCTCCTACGCCTGGATGCGGCTCGCCATCTCGATGGTGCTGGCGACGATCGGTGCGGTCGGCATGTGGGCCGTGGTCGTGGTGCTGCCCGCCGTGCAGGCGGAATTCGGCGTCGATCGCGCCGCGGCGTCGATGCCCTACACCGCGACCATGGTGGGCTTCGCCGCCGGCAATGTGCTGGTCGGCCGCGCCATCGACCGCATGGGCTATTGGATCCCGGCGCTGATCTCTTCCGTGGCGCTCTCGGCCGGCCTGCTGCTCGCCGCGCTGTCGACCTCGATCCTGCAATTCACCCTTGCCCAGGGCGTGCTGATCGGTGTCGGCACGTCGGTGATCTTCGGGCCGCTGATCGCCGACATCTCGCATTGGTTCAACCGCAGGCGCGGCGTCGCCGTCGCGGCGGCGGCCGCCGGCAATTACTTGGCCGGCGCGCTCTGGCCGACCATCATGCCGACGCTGATCAAGGCGGAAGGCTGGCGCTTCACCTATGCGGCGATCGGCATCTTCTGCCTGGTCACCATGGTGCCGCTGGTGCTGTTGCTGCGGCGCGGCGCCCCTGAGGCGGCCGCCGCCGGCTCGCCGGGGAGCCGGTCGGTGCAGCCGATTCCGATGTCGCCGGCGGCGTTGCAGGTGCTGCTGGTCGTCGCCGGTCTTGGCTGCTGCGTGGCGATGTCGATGCCGCAGGTGCACATCGTCGCCTATTGCATGGACCTTGGCTACGGCATGGCGCATGGCGCCGACATGCTGTCGATCATGATGGCGGCGGGCGTTGTCAGCCGGCTTGCCTCCGGCTTTATCGCCGATCGCATCGGTGGCGCGAAAACCCTGATCATCGGTTCGGTGCTGCAATGCCTGTCGCTGCTGTTTTACATCCCGTTCGACGGGCTCGCCTCGCTCTACGTCGTATCGCTGGTGTTCGGCCTGTCGCAAGGCGGCATCGTGCCTTGCTATGCGATCATCGTGCGCGAATATCTGCCTGCCAAGGAGGCCGGCCAGCGTATCGGCATCGTCATGATGGCAACGATTTTCGGCATGGCGATCGGCGGCTGGATGTCGGGCTGGATCTACGATCTGACCGGTTCCTACGCCGCCGCCTTCCTCAACGGCATCGCCTGGAATCTGCTGAACATACTGGCCGTCGGGCTGTTCATGTGGAAGGCAAGGCACAGGGCCGTCATGGCAGCCTGA
- a CDS encoding LacI family DNA-binding transcriptional regulator, whose translation MIKPRSRRGGGRPTISDVARKAGVGAITVSRALREPERVSQDLRRQIQAAVDELGYVPDPNARALASARAEVFGVLVPSLTNNVFAEVVRGIYDSLSDSPFRIQLGNTHYSGLEEERLLQVFGSQRPAALIVAGIDQTPTSRKLLENAGCPVVQVMETGPDPVDMMVGFSHLDGGRTATEHLIEVGYRRIGFIGARMDPRSQRRLAGYRAAMEKASLFDPRLITTTPVLSSVPLGRELFRDALAKMPTLDGVFCNNDDIALGVLFECHRASIDVPKTIGIVGFNDLDMMQVAFPSITSVRTHRYEIGRRAVAMALAAIAGDRPEQRIVDLGFELKRRESTAR comes from the coding sequence TTGATCAAGCCGCGCTCGCGCCGGGGCGGCGGTCGCCCGACCATATCGGATGTCGCGCGCAAGGCCGGCGTCGGCGCCATCACCGTGTCGCGCGCGCTACGCGAGCCGGAGCGCGTCAGCCAGGATTTGCGCCGCCAGATCCAGGCCGCCGTCGATGAGCTCGGCTATGTGCCGGACCCCAATGCAAGGGCGCTGGCCTCGGCGCGTGCCGAGGTGTTTGGCGTGCTGGTGCCTTCGCTCACCAACAACGTCTTCGCCGAGGTGGTGCGCGGCATCTATGACAGCCTGTCGGACAGTCCGTTCCGCATCCAGCTCGGCAACACCCATTATTCCGGGCTGGAGGAAGAGCGGCTCTTACAGGTGTTCGGCTCGCAGCGGCCGGCAGCGCTGATCGTGGCCGGCATCGACCAGACGCCAACCTCGCGAAAACTGCTGGAAAATGCCGGTTGCCCGGTGGTGCAGGTGATGGAGACCGGGCCTGATCCGGTCGACATGATGGTCGGCTTCTCGCATCTCGACGGCGGCAGGACGGCGACCGAGCACCTGATCGAGGTGGGGTATCGCCGCATCGGCTTCATCGGCGCCCGCATGGATCCGCGTTCGCAGCGACGGCTGGCCGGTTACCGCGCGGCGATGGAGAAGGCCAGCCTGTTCGACCCACGCCTGATCACCACCACGCCGGTTCTGTCAAGCGTGCCGCTTGGGCGTGAACTGTTCCGCGATGCGCTGGCCAAGATGCCGACGCTCGACGGCGTGTTCTGCAACAATGACGATATCGCGCTCGGCGTGCTGTTCGAATGCCATCGGGCCTCGATCGACGTGCCGAAGACAATCGGCATTGTCGGCTTCAACGATCTCGACATGATGCAGGTGGCTTTTCCCTCGATCACCAGCGTCCGCACCCACCGCTACGAAATCGGCAGACGTGCCGTCGCCATGGCGCTGGCGGCGATCGCCGGTGACAGGCCGGAACAGCGGATCGTCGACCTCGGATTCGAGCTCAAGCGCCGCGAGAGCACCGCGCGCTGA
- a CDS encoding sugar ABC transporter substrate-binding protein — MIKSLVGGIVAATAFVMLSSSAIAAGPEIVKGPAAEPDCFAPWAADTLFFKFPKKAGPYRIALANGYIANTWRIQMIQTAKAYAAQPDVAKKLKEFKVVSTGEDVPAQISAINNFIDSGFDAIVVNAQNPTAFGPVIKRAKEAGVVLVAFDNILDTKDAIDVNVDQKGLGELWGKWLISHVPNGGKVLEVRGVAGTSVDTDRHNGIHEVLDASGKKWAVTEVVGKWDDGVAQKATADAIATSGPFDGVTGQGGDTGIVQAMIDAKHPFVPFGGETENGFRKFCAAHAADGLKCSSAGTGPAQVAVAIKTAISALEGNVVPQSVKLPLAIVEDPNFKAGQDFFPDQSDNFFVGNSFPTCGINFTAQEIMGQTKENK, encoded by the coding sequence ATGATCAAGTCACTTGTTGGTGGCATCGTTGCCGCCACTGCATTCGTCATGTTGAGTTCGTCGGCGATTGCCGCAGGCCCTGAAATCGTCAAGGGTCCGGCTGCCGAGCCGGATTGCTTCGCACCGTGGGCCGCGGACACGCTGTTCTTCAAATTCCCCAAGAAGGCCGGCCCATACCGCATTGCGCTCGCCAATGGCTACATCGCCAACACCTGGCGCATCCAGATGATCCAGACCGCGAAGGCCTATGCAGCGCAACCGGATGTCGCCAAGAAGCTGAAGGAATTCAAGGTCGTCTCGACCGGTGAGGATGTTCCGGCGCAGATATCGGCGATCAACAACTTCATCGACTCCGGCTTTGATGCCATCGTCGTCAATGCGCAAAATCCGACTGCTTTCGGACCGGTCATCAAGCGCGCCAAGGAAGCTGGCGTTGTGCTGGTCGCCTTCGACAACATCCTCGACACCAAGGATGCCATCGACGTCAATGTCGACCAGAAGGGTCTCGGCGAGCTGTGGGGCAAATGGCTGATCTCACACGTGCCGAATGGCGGCAAGGTACTCGAGGTGCGCGGCGTCGCCGGCACGTCGGTCGACACCGATCGCCACAATGGCATCCATGAGGTGCTCGACGCCTCCGGCAAGAAATGGGCCGTCACCGAGGTGGTCGGCAAGTGGGATGACGGTGTGGCGCAGAAGGCAACAGCCGACGCCATCGCCACCAGCGGACCCTTCGATGGCGTTACCGGACAGGGCGGCGACACCGGCATCGTGCAGGCGATGATCGATGCCAAGCATCCGTTCGTGCCGTTCGGCGGCGAGACTGAAAACGGCTTCCGCAAGTTCTGCGCGGCCCACGCAGCCGACGGGTTGAAATGCTCGTCGGCCGGTACCGGCCCGGCGCAGGTGGCGGTCGCCATCAAGACGGCGATCTCAGCGCTTGAAGGCAATGTCGTCCCGCAGTCGGTCAAGCTGCCGCTGGCGATCGTCGAGGACCCGAACTTCAAGGCAGGTCAGGATTTCTTCCCCGATCAGTCCGACAATTTCTTCGTCGGCAATTCCTTCCCGACCTGCGGCATTAATTTCACCGCGCAGGAGATCATGGGCCAGACCAAGGAAAACAAGTAG
- a CDS encoding sugar ABC transporter ATP-binding protein gives MDGTVPLFRMEGISKRYGGVRALEKAELSVTSGSIHGILGENGAGKSTLIKVMAGVVAPDEGRMMLDGREVTFASPAAANQAGIVCIFQELSLVPELSVADNIVISDPPKRFGMIDRKAQRRIAEEALARAGAADIHPLALVKDLPLSRRQMVEIAKALARKPRILILDEATSALTAADVAKIFGVLKRLRSEGLALLYISHRMNEIDELADQCTVFRNGRNVASYKAGSKSDNEVVELMIGREYSHIFPPKPATVPTTAAPRLEARKLSWTDRLDNISLTVRAGEVVGLGGLDGQGQRELLLAFFGVLRGLSGEVLIDGKPVAIGSPAKARQDGIGMALIPEDRKTEGLMLPMTVRENLSFAALDRLSRGGIIDRAAEQRLIDDMVGLLAIKTAGLDIPVGALSGGNQQKVVIAKWLMRQPRIILLNDPTRGIDVGTKQELYQLMRKLADAGAAILFYSTDYDELIGCCDRVLVLYDGAVKRELVGAEITERALISSALNIHGEDIPVSQGADA, from the coding sequence ATGGACGGCACGGTTCCGCTCTTCCGCATGGAAGGCATTTCCAAACGCTACGGCGGTGTAAGGGCTCTGGAGAAAGCGGAGCTTTCGGTCACCTCGGGCAGCATCCATGGCATTCTCGGTGAAAACGGTGCCGGCAAATCCACGCTGATCAAGGTCATGGCCGGTGTCGTGGCGCCCGACGAAGGCCGCATGATGCTGGACGGGCGCGAGGTGACCTTCGCCTCGCCGGCGGCGGCAAACCAGGCCGGCATCGTCTGCATCTTCCAGGAACTGTCGCTGGTTCCCGAACTCAGCGTCGCCGACAACATCGTCATATCAGACCCGCCCAAACGCTTCGGCATGATCGACCGCAAGGCGCAGCGCCGTATCGCCGAGGAGGCGCTGGCACGTGCGGGCGCTGCCGATATCCACCCGCTGGCATTGGTCAAGGACTTGCCCTTGTCGCGCCGGCAGATGGTCGAGATCGCCAAGGCGCTGGCACGCAAGCCGCGCATCCTGATCCTCGACGAGGCGACCTCGGCGCTGACGGCAGCGGATGTCGCGAAGATTTTTGGCGTGCTGAAGCGGCTGCGCTCGGAAGGGCTGGCGCTGCTCTACATCTCGCACCGCATGAATGAGATCGACGAACTGGCGGATCAGTGCACGGTGTTCCGCAACGGCCGCAACGTCGCCAGCTACAAGGCTGGCTCGAAGAGCGACAATGAGGTGGTCGAGTTGATGATCGGCCGCGAATACAGCCACATCTTCCCGCCCAAGCCGGCGACCGTGCCAACTACAGCCGCACCCAGGCTTGAAGCCCGCAAGCTCTCGTGGACTGACCGGCTGGACAACATCTCGCTGACCGTCAGGGCAGGCGAGGTGGTCGGCCTCGGCGGTCTCGACGGCCAGGGCCAGCGCGAATTGCTGCTCGCTTTCTTCGGCGTGCTGCGCGGCCTTTCCGGCGAGGTGCTGATCGATGGCAAGCCGGTGGCGATCGGCAGCCCCGCCAAGGCGCGGCAGGATGGCATCGGCATGGCGCTGATCCCGGAGGACCGCAAGACCGAAGGGTTGATGCTGCCGATGACGGTGCGCGAAAACCTGTCCTTCGCCGCGCTTGACCGGTTGTCCAGGGGCGGCATCATCGACCGCGCCGCCGAACAGCGGCTGATCGATGACATGGTCGGCCTTCTGGCCATCAAGACGGCGGGTCTCGACATTCCGGTCGGCGCGCTATCGGGCGGCAACCAGCAGAAGGTGGTGATCGCCAAATGGCTGATGCGCCAGCCGCGGATCATCCTGCTCAACGATCCGACGCGCGGCATCGATGTTGGCACCAAGCAGGAGCTTTACCAACTGATGCGCAAGCTGGCGGATGCGGGAGCGGCGATCCTGTTCTATTCGACCGACTATGACGAGCTGATCGGCTGCTGCGACCGCGTGCTGGTGCTCTATGACGGGGCGGTCAAGCGCGAACTGGTCGGCGCCGAGATCACCGAGCGGGCGCTGATATCAAGCGCGCTCAACATCCATGGCGAGGATATCCCCGTGAGCCAAGGAGCGGACGCGTGA
- a CDS encoding ABC transporter permease: MKDWRYWLAEQRGTLLAFGIFIVMFVIYTSNHPAGFTANVVQTAANKGVLLAFVAMAQSLVVITAGIDLSVGMIFLLTNCLASWLVVGTPMQTTLGVIAVLAVGLLCGAINGAIVIYGRLQPIVATIATGAVYYGIGLLLRPFPGGSVNEDLADALTGRVLGVVPASLVVLLAIVLVIWVPFSRSVLGRAAYAAGSSETAAYMSGVPIRRGKFAAYTLAGLLAAIGGLFLTFFTYTGDAAYASGNAYTLFSIAAVVLGGVSLFGGKGSAIGAIFGALAFRTIGDLLFVFDFDPLWQPLFQGVILLIAVSLGAFALFRVRNRLEWFL; the protein is encoded by the coding sequence GTGAAAGATTGGCGCTACTGGCTGGCCGAGCAGCGCGGGACGCTGCTGGCGTTCGGCATCTTCATCGTCATGTTCGTCATCTACACATCGAACCACCCGGCCGGTTTCACCGCCAATGTCGTGCAGACGGCAGCGAACAAGGGCGTGCTGCTCGCCTTCGTCGCCATGGCGCAGTCGCTGGTGGTGATCACCGCCGGCATCGACCTGTCCGTCGGCATGATTTTTCTCCTGACCAACTGCCTGGCCTCCTGGCTGGTGGTGGGTACGCCGATGCAGACGACGCTCGGCGTCATCGCCGTGCTGGCGGTCGGTCTTCTCTGCGGCGCGATCAACGGCGCCATCGTCATCTACGGCCGGCTGCAGCCGATCGTCGCCACGATCGCCACCGGGGCCGTCTATTACGGCATCGGCCTTCTGCTGCGGCCATTCCCTGGCGGTTCGGTCAATGAGGATCTGGCCGATGCGCTGACCGGCCGCGTGCTCGGTGTGGTGCCGGCGAGCCTGGTCGTGCTGCTCGCCATCGTGCTGGTGATCTGGGTGCCGTTCAGCCGCTCGGTGCTCGGCCGGGCGGCTTATGCGGCGGGTTCATCGGAAACGGCGGCCTACATGTCCGGGGTGCCGATAAGGCGGGGCAAGTTCGCCGCCTACACGCTGGCCGGGCTGCTGGCGGCGATCGGCGGGCTGTTCCTGACCTTCTTCACCTATACGGGCGATGCGGCCTATGCCAGCGGCAACGCCTATACGCTGTTCTCGATCGCCGCCGTGGTGCTCGGCGGCGTCTCGCTGTTCGGCGGCAAGGGCAGCGCCATCGGCGCCATCTTCGGCGCGCTCGCCTTCCGCACCATCGGCGATTTGTTGTTCGTGTTCGATTTCGATCCGCTCTGGCAGCCTTTGTTCCAGGGCGTTATCCTGCTGATCGCGGTCAGCCTCGGCGCCTTCGCCCTGTTTCGGGTCCGCAACCGGCTGGAGTGGTTCCTGTGA
- a CDS encoding ABC transporter permease, translating to MSETTLGGIAGRMPKFIRRADPAVLTAFACIVLLLFLGSLYSRSFLSPEYLLQQLKVASFLGVIATGMMLVVLLGQIDLSVPWAVAAGAMMACAAAAYGPVGVALAIPFGIFCGVLIGIVNGIGVAYLRIPSMIITLATNAVAQGLMVVYTGGFSPQDSATRAMRYLATGFTIPGVPNAVIIWAVIGAAMVFVLTRTGFGRTVYGIGNRERAAYLSGIDTRRVVMIAFAVSGGLSAFGGVLLAGYASKAAQSMGDAYLLPSIAAVVLGGTSILGGRGSYLGTVAGVILITLLQSILSVMQMPEAGRQIIYGVVIVAMLLLYGRAPASR from the coding sequence GTGAGCGAAACGACGCTTGGCGGCATTGCCGGCCGCATGCCGAAATTCATCCGCCGCGCCGATCCGGCGGTGTTGACGGCATTCGCCTGTATCGTGCTGTTGCTGTTCCTCGGCAGCCTCTATTCCAGAAGTTTCCTGTCGCCTGAATATCTGCTGCAGCAGCTCAAGGTCGCTTCGTTCCTCGGCGTCATTGCCACCGGCATGATGCTGGTCGTGCTGCTCGGCCAGATCGACCTGTCGGTGCCGTGGGCGGTGGCGGCGGGCGCGATGATGGCCTGCGCGGCGGCCGCCTACGGTCCGGTTGGCGTGGCGCTGGCCATTCCGTTCGGCATTTTCTGCGGCGTGCTGATCGGTATCGTCAACGGTATCGGCGTCGCCTATCTGCGCATTCCCTCTATGATCATCACGCTCGCCACCAACGCGGTCGCGCAAGGGCTTATGGTGGTCTACACCGGTGGCTTCTCGCCACAGGATTCGGCGACCCGCGCCATGCGCTACCTCGCGACGGGTTTTACCATTCCGGGCGTGCCCAACGCGGTCATCATCTGGGCTGTCATCGGCGCGGCAATGGTCTTCGTGCTGACCCGCACCGGCTTTGGCCGCACCGTCTATGGCATCGGCAACCGCGAGCGTGCCGCCTATCTCTCGGGCATCGACACAAGGCGCGTGGTGATGATCGCCTTCGCCGTCTCAGGCGGGCTCTCGGCCTTTGGCGGCGTGCTGCTTGCCGGCTATGCCTCGAAGGCGGCGCAGTCGATGGGCGATGCCTATCTCTTGCCGTCGATCGCCGCCGTGGTGCTCGGCGGCACTTCGATCCTCGGCGGGCGCGGGTCCTATCTCGGCACTGTCGCCGGCGTCATCCTGATCACGCTCCTGCAATCCATCCTGTCGGTCATGCAGATGCCGGAGGCGGGGCGGCAGATCATCTATGGCGTCGTCATCGTCGCCATGTTGCTGCTCTACGGCCGCGCGCCGGCAAGCCGCTGA
- a CDS encoding gluconokinase — protein MDEEAAQALTSAPGSVPPAIVVMGVAGCGKSAVGIALAATLDAVFIEGDRLHPPENVARMASGEPLTDQLREGWLDAIGERIAASVGKGQGVVAACSALKRSYRDRLRGFCADIVFLYLEIDQATASKRVASRKDHFMPASLVDSQFAILEPPERDERALTIDATRPVADVVADVTRLLARS, from the coding sequence GTGGACGAAGAAGCAGCGCAGGCGCTGACGAGCGCTCCCGGTTCGGTGCCTCCGGCCATCGTGGTGATGGGGGTCGCCGGCTGCGGCAAGTCGGCTGTCGGCATCGCGCTGGCGGCCACGCTGGACGCCGTCTTCATCGAAGGCGACCGGCTGCATCCTCCGGAGAACGTGGCGCGCATGGCCAGCGGCGAGCCGCTCACCGATCAGTTGCGCGAAGGCTGGCTCGACGCGATCGGCGAGCGCATCGCGGCATCGGTCGGCAAAGGGCAGGGTGTGGTCGCGGCCTGCTCGGCGCTGAAGCGCAGCTATCGCGACCGACTGCGCGGTTTTTGCGCTGACATCGTCTTCCTCTATCTGGAGATCGATCAGGCGACGGCGAGCAAGCGGGTCGCCAGCCGCAAGGACCATTTCATGCCGGCAAGCCTGGTCGACAGCCAGTTCGCCATCCTGGAGCCACCGGAGAGGGATGAGCGGGCACTGACAATCGACGCGACGCGTCCCGTTGCCGATGTCGTTGCCGACGTGACGCGGCTGCTGGCCAGATCATGA
- a CDS encoding RrF2 family transcriptional regulator, with amino-acid sequence MLTKKGKYGLKALVHLSGLPAGQLAFVNDIAVANNIPKKFLDAILGELRNAGFVQSRKGKEGGYRLARPASEIKIGHVVRVLDGPLAPIPCASRTQYQRCEDCDEATCQVRHMMLEVRQAIAEVLDNRSLAAMRDADNDDFPVELSSQI; translated from the coding sequence ATGCTGACAAAAAAAGGCAAATACGGCCTCAAGGCCCTCGTGCATCTGTCTGGCCTGCCGGCTGGCCAACTGGCCTTCGTCAACGACATCGCGGTCGCCAACAACATCCCGAAGAAATTCCTCGACGCCATCCTTGGCGAATTGCGCAATGCCGGCTTCGTCCAGAGCCGCAAGGGCAAGGAAGGCGGCTATCGCCTCGCCCGCCCGGCCTCCGAGATCAAGATCGGCCATGTCGTGCGCGTGCTGGACGGGCCGTTGGCGCCGATTCCATGCGCCAGCCGCACGCAGTACCAGCGCTGCGAGGATTGCGACGAGGCGACCTGCCAGGTCCGGCACATGATGCTGGAAGTGCGTCAGGCGATCGCCGAGGTGCTTGATAATCGCAGCCTCGCCGCCATGCGCGATGCCGACAACGACGATTTCCCGGTCGAGCTGTCGTCGCAGATCTAG
- a CDS encoding sulfate ABC transporter substrate-binding protein, with product MKRFFLGVATVVGLLLASSQAWSADKLLNASYDVGRELFVQVNKAFVAGHPDVTVDQSHAGTSAQARAIAEGLGADVVTFNQVTDIDFLVKKGFVSADWQKDFPNNASPFYSLPSFLVRAGNPKHIKDWNDLVRDDVQVIFANPKTSGNARYTYLAATAYAKEAFKGDDAKVKEFITKLFNNVPIFDTGGRAATTTFVQREIGDVLITFESETRGIRKEYGDGKFEQVTPSVSLLAEFPVAIVDKVAGEHGTRDLAKTYLDFLYTPQGQDILAQNGNRVRDAAVAAKYKADFPDVRLLTVEDVFGGWDKIQKEHFAAGGLLDQAYGSR from the coding sequence ATGAAGCGATTTTTCCTCGGCGTTGCCACTGTCGTTGGCCTGCTCCTCGCATCCTCCCAAGCCTGGTCGGCCGACAAATTGCTCAACGCCTCCTATGACGTCGGCCGCGAACTGTTCGTCCAGGTCAACAAGGCCTTCGTCGCCGGGCATCCGGACGTGACCGTCGACCAGTCGCATGCCGGCACCTCGGCGCAGGCGCGCGCCATCGCCGAGGGTCTGGGCGCCGATGTCGTCACCTTCAATCAGGTCACCGACATCGATTTCCTGGTCAAGAAGGGGTTCGTCTCCGCCGACTGGCAGAAGGACTTTCCCAACAACGCCTCGCCCTTCTATTCGCTGCCTTCGTTCCTTGTCCGCGCCGGCAACCCCAAGCACATCAAGGACTGGAACGATCTGGTGCGCGACGACGTGCAGGTGATCTTCGCCAACCCGAAAACCTCGGGCAATGCGCGCTACACCTATTTGGCGGCCACCGCCTATGCCAAGGAAGCGTTCAAGGGCGATGATGCCAAGGTGAAGGAGTTCATCACCAAGCTGTTCAACAACGTGCCGATCTTCGACACGGGCGGCCGCGCCGCAACCACCACCTTCGTGCAGCGCGAGATCGGCGACGTGCTGATCACCTTCGAGTCCGAGACGCGCGGCATCCGCAAGGAGTATGGCGACGGCAAGTTCGAGCAGGTCACGCCCTCGGTCAGCCTGCTGGCGGAATTCCCGGTCGCCATCGTCGACAAGGTCGCCGGCGAGCATGGCACCCGCGACCTGGCCAAGACCTATCTCGATTTCCTCTACACGCCCCAGGGCCAGGACATCCTGGCGCAGAACGGCAACCGGGTGCGCGACGCAGCCGTCGCCGCCAAATACAAGGCCGACTTCCCGGATGTGCGCCTGCTGACGGTGGAAGACGTCTTCGGCGGCTGGGACAAGATCCAGAAAGAGCATTTCGCCGCCGGCGGCCTGCTCGACCAGGCCTATGGCAGCCGCTGA
- a CDS encoding DUF1778 domain-containing protein gives MTKAAPETHAKPVNLRIREDMRMLIDRAAKIRGKTRSDFMIDAAYRAAEDTLLDQTLIKVDPESYRHYIDILDEPPSGEDFARLMNAPKPWQD, from the coding sequence ATGACAAAAGCCGCACCTGAGACCCACGCCAAGCCTGTCAATCTGCGCATCCGAGAGGACATGCGCATGCTGATTGACCGCGCCGCGAAAATACGCGGCAAAACCCGTTCCGACTTCATGATCGATGCCGCCTACCGTGCAGCCGAGGACACGCTGCTCGACCAAACCCTGATCAAGGTGGATCCCGAGAGTTACCGGCACTATATCGACATCCTTGATGAACCGCCAAGCGGGGAAGATTTTGCGCGCCTTATGAACGCGCCCAAGCCATGGCAGGACTGA
- a CDS encoding GNAT family N-acetyltransferase, with the protein MLSAPTPLAENHDLELFQSGTESLDQWLRRRARANQVGGASRTYVVAEGARVVGYYCLSSGGLDLAEAPGPIRRNMPDPIPMVVLGRLAVDAGWQGKGLGAALLQDAVLRAGHAATILGIRGIFVHAISDDAKAFYERYGFAASPRNPMTLVLSLKGLVKG; encoded by the coding sequence ATGCTATCGGCGCCCACGCCCCTGGCCGAAAACCACGATCTCGAACTTTTCCAAAGTGGTACGGAAAGCCTCGACCAATGGCTTCGCCGCAGGGCACGGGCCAACCAGGTCGGTGGCGCGTCGCGTACTTATGTGGTGGCGGAAGGCGCCCGCGTTGTCGGCTACTACTGCCTGTCTTCGGGCGGCCTTGATCTTGCGGAGGCGCCTGGGCCCATCCGTCGCAACATGCCGGATCCCATCCCAATGGTTGTGCTCGGGCGTCTCGCCGTGGACGCGGGCTGGCAAGGGAAGGGACTGGGTGCAGCGCTGCTCCAAGACGCCGTTCTGCGCGCCGGCCACGCCGCGACGATCCTCGGGATTCGCGGCATTTTTGTTCATGCCATATCGGATGACGCGAAAGCCTTTTATGAGCGCTACGGTTTTGCGGCTTCCCCGAGAAATCCGATGACCTTGGTGCTGTCGTTGAAAGGCCTGGTGAAAGGATAG